Proteins encoded together in one Astatotilapia calliptera chromosome 7, fAstCal1.2, whole genome shotgun sequence window:
- the tmem117 gene encoding transmembrane protein 117 isoform X4, which produces MVTEYMGIRNESFMKIAAVGTWMGDFVTAWMVTDMMLQDQHYPDWGKAARRFWKQGNNRIVLFWTVLISLTSVVVLVISTDWISWDNLNRGFLPSDEVSRAFLASFILVFDLLIVMQDWEFPHFMGDLDMNLPGMSTTHVKVKLPVCKRIFKEEYHIHITGKWFNYGIIFLVLILDLNMWKNQIFYKPYEYGQYVGPGEKIFTVEEPETLKDFNHSTLTYEWRSTNVDPRTNLTYVERDMFLHSRYIGASLDVKCLAFIPSLVAFVLFGFFIWLFGRFQDSETFTENPDKSYERIKRKSPSEYSKEMGATPEETHVTMTDSLKRSGTPMLLSVDGPHFGATPSTNSTISMETQETHPSIVIDSTEQDEPAVSFDVHKFSP; this is translated from the exons GTGACAGACATGATGCTCCAGGATCAGCACTACCCAGACTGGGGCAAAGCTGCCAGAAGGTTCTGGAAACAAGGCAACAACAGGATCGTCCTCTTCTG GACAGTACTCATCTCTCTGACATCAGTAGTGGTTCTGGTCATCAGTACCGACTGGATCAGCTGGGACAACCTGAACCGAGGCTTCCTGCCCAGTGATGAGGTCTCCAGAGCCTTCCTAGCTTCCTTCATCTTGGTCTTTGACCTTCTCATTGTTATGCAG GACTGGGAGTTCCCTCACTTCATGGGTGACCTGGATATGAATCTGCCAGGAATGTCTACAACACATGTGAAGGTTAAGCTTCCTGTCTGCAAGCGCATCTTTAAAGAGGAGTACCACATTCATATCACAG GTAAGTGGTTCAACTATGGTATCATCTTCCTCGTGCTGATTTTGGACCTTAACATGTGGAAGAACCAGATCTTCTATAAGCCCTATGAATATGGGCAGTATGTTGGGCCTGGTGAGAAGATCTTCACAGTGGAGGAGCCAGAAACCCTCAAGGACTTCAATCACAGCACACTCACCTACGAGTGGCGCTCCACCAACGTTGACCCTAGGACCAACTTAACCTACGTGGAGCGGGACATGTTCCTCCACAGCCGCTACATTGGAGCCAGCTTGGATGTGAAATGCCTGGCCTTTATTCCGAGCCTAGTGGCGTTCGTACTCTTTGGGTTTTTCATCTGGCTGTTTGGTCGATTTCAGGACAGCGAGACCTTCACAGAAAATCCAGACAAGAGTTACGAGAGGATAAAGAGGAAGTCGCCATCCGAGTACAGCAAGGAGATGGGCGCGACGCCAGAGGAGACACATGTCACTATGACCGATAGCCTCAAACGATCGGGAACGCCGATGCTTCTGTCGGTGGATGGGCCGCACTTTGGAGCGACACCCTCTACGAACTCTACGATTTCCATGGAAACCCAAGAGACACATCCGAGCATTGTGATCGACAGCACGGAGCAGGATGAACCGGCAGTCTCTTTCGATGTTCACAAATTCTCCCCGTGA